In Triticum aestivum cultivar Chinese Spring chromosome 5B, IWGSC CS RefSeq v2.1, whole genome shotgun sequence, the following proteins share a genomic window:
- the LOC123112627 gene encoding uncharacterized protein isoform X3: MGIETSKHANAFLPNTMDFGELENMLQEPSATPVCLPVEFLKGITRDFSVEQELGRGGFGVVYKVGQGILQNGKMIAVKKLFDIQVEDDQFQNEVTYLIGVKHQNVVQLVGYCAESRWEAAQVGGRYVMAEIRSRLLCFEYLNNNSLAKHISAESCGLEWHIRCNIIKGVCSGLHCLHAECRIVHLDLKPQNILLDDNMVPKLADFGMSRLFGQQESRVITESRGGTLGYMAPEYITNGVISTKSDIFSLGIIIIELMTGSREYPHSSEALSEHFIENVVGNWRHILEKTMGHKTQEICSQQVNRCIALGLKCLNPDPDERPSAWDMLQTLNELESTNGCFDKNDGPAVVTYESEVDTILGRGDVNSSNLAAKFDRILSRAFAPGSANMSAVFRSAPKGRRILIQAFEVANTIVMASNLIKSLSKQRIRHLKEGVLRSEGVRCLILEDYSQLSLIIEDDIREELRRFCIEVARFGDLCEDPQWHNLDRCGSALTVTSKNNSSEEAPPSLQYLIKLAQNTWVLRQEMLALDRLEHAHYLAAVPVKKQIDAIKSQRGAVKVLKRKSLWSKIMEDIVEKLVGIVDFIHLEINRAFLENHAEQSSGELRVAKNLARTLGPAGLALHYANVILQLKTLALTSPAVPQNAREALYQALPPRIKPVLHTQLRRRFPLREKQTMTVAEVRAEMDRVLRWLVPAAESTRLYLGEWARRGYAPCKSVIVRPLVSFLCLLMQQTYKLQFSGRLSHFS, from the exons ATGGGCATCGAAACCAGTAAGCATGCCAATGCTTTCCTGCCAAACACTATGGATTTCGGTGAACTAGAGAACATGCTACAAGAGCCAAGTGCCACACCAGTTTGCCTGCCGGTAGAGTTTCTGAAAGGCATCACACGCGATTTTTCCGTGGAGCAGGAACTGGGAAGAGGTGGGTTTGGTGTGGTTTACAAG GTTGGACAGGGGATACTTCAAAACGGGAAAATGATTGCCGTGAAGAAGCTTTTCGACATACAAGTAGAGGATGATCAATTCCAGAACGAGGTCACCTACCTTATTGGGGTTAAGCACCAAAACGTAGTACAGCTTGTAGGCTACTGCGCCGAATCACGGTGGGAAGCGGCACAAGTAGGCGGGAGATATGTCATGGCTGAGATACGGAGCAGATTGCTCTGCTTCGAGTATCTAAACAACAACAGCCTTGCTAAGCATATTTCTG CTGAATCTTGTGGACTTGAGTGGCACATAAGATGTAACATAATTAAGGGGGTTTGCAGCGGCTTGCATTGCCTTCACGCGGAGTGCCGCATTGTTCATTTGGATCTTAAGCCCCAAAATATATTGCTGGATGATAATATGGTCCCCAAGCTTGCAGATTTTGGCATGTCTAGGCTCTTTGGTCAACAAGAGTCTCGAGTTATCACCGAAAGCCGTGGGGGTACACT TGGATACATGGCACCAGAGTACATAACAAATGGAGTAATCTCAACCAAGTCAGATATATTCAGTTTGGGCATTATAATCATTGAGCTAATGACGGGAAGCAGAGAATATCCCCATAGTAGTGAAGCACTGTCTGAGCACTTCATTGAGAAT GTGGTTGGAAATTGGAGGCACATATTGGAAAAAACAATGGGGCATAAAACGCAGGAAATATGTTCCCAACAAGTAAACAGATGCATTGCATTAGGACTTAAGTGTCTTAATCCAGATCCCGATGAAAGGCCCTCTGCATGGGATATGTTGCAAACTCTGAATGAATTGGAAAGCACAAATGGTTGTTTTGACAAGAATGATGGACCAGCAGTAGTAACTTAC GAATCAGAAGTAGACACAATTTTAGGGCGGGGCGATGTAAATTCCAGCAATTTAGCCGCAAAATTCGACAGGATATTGAGTAGAGCATTCGCCCCAGGTTCTGCAAATATGAGCGCCGTTTTCCGCTCTGCTCCCAAAGGAAGAAGGATATTGATCCAAGCTTTTGAGGTTGCCAACACAATTGTCATGGCCTCTAATCTGATAAAATCCCTCTCTAAGCAAAGAATAAGGCACCTGAAAGAGGGCGTGCTTAGGTCGGAAGGTGTTCGCTGTCTTATTTTGGAAGATTACAGTCAGCTGTCCCTTATCATTGAAGACGACATACG AGAAGAGTTGAGACGATTTTGTATAGAGGTTGCCCGGTTTGGAGATCTGTGTGAAGATCCTCAATGGCACAATCTCGATAG ATGCGGTTCTGCACTGACAGTGACATCTAAGAACAACTCCAGTGAAGAAGCACCTCCCAGTTTGCAGTATCTGataaaattggcacaaaatacatgG GTTCTGCGCCAAGAAATGCTAGCACTGGACAGACTTGAGCACGCTCATT ATTTAGCAGCTGTTCCTGTTAAGAAACAAATTGATGCTATCAAGAGCCAAAGGGGTGCGGTGAAGGTCTTAAAAAGGAAATCGCTATGGTCAAAGATTATGGAAGAT ATTGTAGAGAAACTTGTAGGGATCGTGGACTTCATCCATCTTGAGATCAACAGAGCTTTCTTGGAGAACCATGCCGAGCAATCATCTGGAGAACTTCGTGTGGCTAAAAACCTCGCCAGAACGTTAGGGCCTGCTGGACTCGCGTTGCATTACGCCAATGTCATTTTGCAGCTAAAAACTTTG GCATTGACATCACCAGCGGTTCCTCAGAATGCTCGGGAGGCATTGTACCAAGCACTGCCTCCTAGGATCAAACCAGTCCTGCATACCCAACTGCGGCGGCGTTTTCCCCTCAGAGAAAAGCAG ACCATGACGGTTGCAGAGGTGAGAGCTGAAATGGACAGGGTATTGCGATGGCTTGTGCCAGCTGCGGAATCCACGAG GCTTTACCTCGGAGAATGGGCGAGGAGAGGGTACGCACCCTGTAAATCTGTAATCGTCCGACCGCTCGTCTCGTTTCTGTGTTTGCTCATGCAACAGACGTATAAACTGCAATTCTCTGGCAGGCTGTCCCATTTCTCATGA
- the LOC123112627 gene encoding uncharacterized protein isoform X1, which yields MGIETSKHANAFLPNTMDFGELENMLQEPSATPVCLPVEFLKGITRDFSVEQELGRGGFGVVYKVGQGILQNGKMIAVKKLFDIQVEDDQFQNEVTYLIGVKHQNVVQLVGYCAESRWEAAQVGGRYVMAEIRSRLLCFEYLNNNSLAKHISAESCGLEWHIRCNIIKGVCSGLHCLHAECRIVHLDLKPQNILLDDNMVPKLADFGMSRLFGQQESRVITESRGGTLGYMAPEYITNGVISTKSDIFSLGIIIIELMTGSREYPHSSEALSEHFIENVVGNWRHILEKTMGHKTQEICSQQVNRCIALGLKCLNPDPDERPSAWDMLQTLNELESTNGCFDKNDGPAVVTYESEVDTILGRGDVNSSNLAAKFDRILSRAFAPGSANMSAVFRSAPKGRRILIQAFEVANTIVMASNLIKSLSKQRIRHLKEGVLRSEGVRCLILEDYSQLSLIIEDDIREELRRFCIEVARFGDLCEDPQWHNLDRYFCRCGSALTVTSKNNSSEEAPPSLQYLIKLAQNTWVLRQEMLALDRLEHAHYLAAVPVKKQIDAIKSQRGAVKVLKRKSLWSKIMEDIVEKLVGIVDFIHLEINRAFLENHAEQSSGELRVAKNLARTLGPAGLALHYANVILQLKTLALTSPAVPQNAREALYQALPPRIKPVLHTQLRRRFPLREKQTMTVAEVRAEMDRVLRWLVPAAESTRLYLGEWARRGYAPCKSVIVRPLVSFLCLLMQQTYKLQFSGRLSHFS from the exons ATGGGCATCGAAACCAGTAAGCATGCCAATGCTTTCCTGCCAAACACTATGGATTTCGGTGAACTAGAGAACATGCTACAAGAGCCAAGTGCCACACCAGTTTGCCTGCCGGTAGAGTTTCTGAAAGGCATCACACGCGATTTTTCCGTGGAGCAGGAACTGGGAAGAGGTGGGTTTGGTGTGGTTTACAAG GTTGGACAGGGGATACTTCAAAACGGGAAAATGATTGCCGTGAAGAAGCTTTTCGACATACAAGTAGAGGATGATCAATTCCAGAACGAGGTCACCTACCTTATTGGGGTTAAGCACCAAAACGTAGTACAGCTTGTAGGCTACTGCGCCGAATCACGGTGGGAAGCGGCACAAGTAGGCGGGAGATATGTCATGGCTGAGATACGGAGCAGATTGCTCTGCTTCGAGTATCTAAACAACAACAGCCTTGCTAAGCATATTTCTG CTGAATCTTGTGGACTTGAGTGGCACATAAGATGTAACATAATTAAGGGGGTTTGCAGCGGCTTGCATTGCCTTCACGCGGAGTGCCGCATTGTTCATTTGGATCTTAAGCCCCAAAATATATTGCTGGATGATAATATGGTCCCCAAGCTTGCAGATTTTGGCATGTCTAGGCTCTTTGGTCAACAAGAGTCTCGAGTTATCACCGAAAGCCGTGGGGGTACACT TGGATACATGGCACCAGAGTACATAACAAATGGAGTAATCTCAACCAAGTCAGATATATTCAGTTTGGGCATTATAATCATTGAGCTAATGACGGGAAGCAGAGAATATCCCCATAGTAGTGAAGCACTGTCTGAGCACTTCATTGAGAAT GTGGTTGGAAATTGGAGGCACATATTGGAAAAAACAATGGGGCATAAAACGCAGGAAATATGTTCCCAACAAGTAAACAGATGCATTGCATTAGGACTTAAGTGTCTTAATCCAGATCCCGATGAAAGGCCCTCTGCATGGGATATGTTGCAAACTCTGAATGAATTGGAAAGCACAAATGGTTGTTTTGACAAGAATGATGGACCAGCAGTAGTAACTTAC GAATCAGAAGTAGACACAATTTTAGGGCGGGGCGATGTAAATTCCAGCAATTTAGCCGCAAAATTCGACAGGATATTGAGTAGAGCATTCGCCCCAGGTTCTGCAAATATGAGCGCCGTTTTCCGCTCTGCTCCCAAAGGAAGAAGGATATTGATCCAAGCTTTTGAGGTTGCCAACACAATTGTCATGGCCTCTAATCTGATAAAATCCCTCTCTAAGCAAAGAATAAGGCACCTGAAAGAGGGCGTGCTTAGGTCGGAAGGTGTTCGCTGTCTTATTTTGGAAGATTACAGTCAGCTGTCCCTTATCATTGAAGACGACATACG AGAAGAGTTGAGACGATTTTGTATAGAGGTTGCCCGGTTTGGAGATCTGTGTGAAGATCCTCAATGGCACAATCTCGATAGGTATTTCTGTAG ATGCGGTTCTGCACTGACAGTGACATCTAAGAACAACTCCAGTGAAGAAGCACCTCCCAGTTTGCAGTATCTGataaaattggcacaaaatacatgG GTTCTGCGCCAAGAAATGCTAGCACTGGACAGACTTGAGCACGCTCATT ATTTAGCAGCTGTTCCTGTTAAGAAACAAATTGATGCTATCAAGAGCCAAAGGGGTGCGGTGAAGGTCTTAAAAAGGAAATCGCTATGGTCAAAGATTATGGAAGAT ATTGTAGAGAAACTTGTAGGGATCGTGGACTTCATCCATCTTGAGATCAACAGAGCTTTCTTGGAGAACCATGCCGAGCAATCATCTGGAGAACTTCGTGTGGCTAAAAACCTCGCCAGAACGTTAGGGCCTGCTGGACTCGCGTTGCATTACGCCAATGTCATTTTGCAGCTAAAAACTTTG GCATTGACATCACCAGCGGTTCCTCAGAATGCTCGGGAGGCATTGTACCAAGCACTGCCTCCTAGGATCAAACCAGTCCTGCATACCCAACTGCGGCGGCGTTTTCCCCTCAGAGAAAAGCAG ACCATGACGGTTGCAGAGGTGAGAGCTGAAATGGACAGGGTATTGCGATGGCTTGTGCCAGCTGCGGAATCCACGAG GCTTTACCTCGGAGAATGGGCGAGGAGAGGGTACGCACCCTGTAAATCTGTAATCGTCCGACCGCTCGTCTCGTTTCTGTGTTTGCTCATGCAACAGACGTATAAACTGCAATTCTCTGGCAGGCTGTCCCATTTCTCATGA
- the LOC123112627 gene encoding uncharacterized protein isoform X2: MGIETSKHANAFLPNTMDFGELENMLQEPSATPVCLPVEFLKGITRDFSVEQELGRGGFGVVYKGILQNGKMIAVKKLFDIQVEDDQFQNEVTYLIGVKHQNVVQLVGYCAESRWEAAQVGGRYVMAEIRSRLLCFEYLNNNSLAKHISAESCGLEWHIRCNIIKGVCSGLHCLHAECRIVHLDLKPQNILLDDNMVPKLADFGMSRLFGQQESRVITESRGGTLGYMAPEYITNGVISTKSDIFSLGIIIIELMTGSREYPHSSEALSEHFIENVVGNWRHILEKTMGHKTQEICSQQVNRCIALGLKCLNPDPDERPSAWDMLQTLNELESTNGCFDKNDGPAVVTYESEVDTILGRGDVNSSNLAAKFDRILSRAFAPGSANMSAVFRSAPKGRRILIQAFEVANTIVMASNLIKSLSKQRIRHLKEGVLRSEGVRCLILEDYSQLSLIIEDDIREELRRFCIEVARFGDLCEDPQWHNLDRYFCRCGSALTVTSKNNSSEEAPPSLQYLIKLAQNTWVLRQEMLALDRLEHAHYLAAVPVKKQIDAIKSQRGAVKVLKRKSLWSKIMEDIVEKLVGIVDFIHLEINRAFLENHAEQSSGELRVAKNLARTLGPAGLALHYANVILQLKTLALTSPAVPQNAREALYQALPPRIKPVLHTQLRRRFPLREKQTMTVAEVRAEMDRVLRWLVPAAESTRLYLGEWARRGYAPCKSVIVRPLVSFLCLLMQQTYKLQFSGRLSHFS, from the exons ATGGGCATCGAAACCAGTAAGCATGCCAATGCTTTCCTGCCAAACACTATGGATTTCGGTGAACTAGAGAACATGCTACAAGAGCCAAGTGCCACACCAGTTTGCCTGCCGGTAGAGTTTCTGAAAGGCATCACACGCGATTTTTCCGTGGAGCAGGAACTGGGAAGAGGTGGGTTTGGTGTGGTTTACAAG GGGATACTTCAAAACGGGAAAATGATTGCCGTGAAGAAGCTTTTCGACATACAAGTAGAGGATGATCAATTCCAGAACGAGGTCACCTACCTTATTGGGGTTAAGCACCAAAACGTAGTACAGCTTGTAGGCTACTGCGCCGAATCACGGTGGGAAGCGGCACAAGTAGGCGGGAGATATGTCATGGCTGAGATACGGAGCAGATTGCTCTGCTTCGAGTATCTAAACAACAACAGCCTTGCTAAGCATATTTCTG CTGAATCTTGTGGACTTGAGTGGCACATAAGATGTAACATAATTAAGGGGGTTTGCAGCGGCTTGCATTGCCTTCACGCGGAGTGCCGCATTGTTCATTTGGATCTTAAGCCCCAAAATATATTGCTGGATGATAATATGGTCCCCAAGCTTGCAGATTTTGGCATGTCTAGGCTCTTTGGTCAACAAGAGTCTCGAGTTATCACCGAAAGCCGTGGGGGTACACT TGGATACATGGCACCAGAGTACATAACAAATGGAGTAATCTCAACCAAGTCAGATATATTCAGTTTGGGCATTATAATCATTGAGCTAATGACGGGAAGCAGAGAATATCCCCATAGTAGTGAAGCACTGTCTGAGCACTTCATTGAGAAT GTGGTTGGAAATTGGAGGCACATATTGGAAAAAACAATGGGGCATAAAACGCAGGAAATATGTTCCCAACAAGTAAACAGATGCATTGCATTAGGACTTAAGTGTCTTAATCCAGATCCCGATGAAAGGCCCTCTGCATGGGATATGTTGCAAACTCTGAATGAATTGGAAAGCACAAATGGTTGTTTTGACAAGAATGATGGACCAGCAGTAGTAACTTAC GAATCAGAAGTAGACACAATTTTAGGGCGGGGCGATGTAAATTCCAGCAATTTAGCCGCAAAATTCGACAGGATATTGAGTAGAGCATTCGCCCCAGGTTCTGCAAATATGAGCGCCGTTTTCCGCTCTGCTCCCAAAGGAAGAAGGATATTGATCCAAGCTTTTGAGGTTGCCAACACAATTGTCATGGCCTCTAATCTGATAAAATCCCTCTCTAAGCAAAGAATAAGGCACCTGAAAGAGGGCGTGCTTAGGTCGGAAGGTGTTCGCTGTCTTATTTTGGAAGATTACAGTCAGCTGTCCCTTATCATTGAAGACGACATACG AGAAGAGTTGAGACGATTTTGTATAGAGGTTGCCCGGTTTGGAGATCTGTGTGAAGATCCTCAATGGCACAATCTCGATAGGTATTTCTGTAG ATGCGGTTCTGCACTGACAGTGACATCTAAGAACAACTCCAGTGAAGAAGCACCTCCCAGTTTGCAGTATCTGataaaattggcacaaaatacatgG GTTCTGCGCCAAGAAATGCTAGCACTGGACAGACTTGAGCACGCTCATT ATTTAGCAGCTGTTCCTGTTAAGAAACAAATTGATGCTATCAAGAGCCAAAGGGGTGCGGTGAAGGTCTTAAAAAGGAAATCGCTATGGTCAAAGATTATGGAAGAT ATTGTAGAGAAACTTGTAGGGATCGTGGACTTCATCCATCTTGAGATCAACAGAGCTTTCTTGGAGAACCATGCCGAGCAATCATCTGGAGAACTTCGTGTGGCTAAAAACCTCGCCAGAACGTTAGGGCCTGCTGGACTCGCGTTGCATTACGCCAATGTCATTTTGCAGCTAAAAACTTTG GCATTGACATCACCAGCGGTTCCTCAGAATGCTCGGGAGGCATTGTACCAAGCACTGCCTCCTAGGATCAAACCAGTCCTGCATACCCAACTGCGGCGGCGTTTTCCCCTCAGAGAAAAGCAG ACCATGACGGTTGCAGAGGTGAGAGCTGAAATGGACAGGGTATTGCGATGGCTTGTGCCAGCTGCGGAATCCACGAG GCTTTACCTCGGAGAATGGGCGAGGAGAGGGTACGCACCCTGTAAATCTGTAATCGTCCGACCGCTCGTCTCGTTTCTGTGTTTGCTCATGCAACAGACGTATAAACTGCAATTCTCTGGCAGGCTGTCCCATTTCTCATGA